A region of Bacteroidota bacterium DNA encodes the following proteins:
- a CDS encoding DUF4783 domain-containing protein, producing the protein MKRIFLFLLLIPFIAKADVFDDVVASIRTNNSDVVAKYLNQSVELTLLETESLCSKAQAEQMLKKFFDKYPSKTIVIKHRGSSAQGAKYAIATYETASGMKMRLYIFMKDNLVHELKAERE; encoded by the coding sequence ATGAAACGAATATTTTTATTTCTTTTACTAATACCATTTATCGCCAAAGCTGATGTGTTTGATGATGTGGTTGCTTCTATTAGAACCAATAATAGCGATGTAGTAGCAAAATATTTAAACCAAAGCGTTGAACTTACTTTGTTAGAAACGGAAAGTTTGTGCAGTAAAGCACAGGCTGAACAAATGCTAAAAAAGTTTTTTGATAAATATCCTTCTAAAACAATTGTTATTAAACACCGTGGATCTTCTGCACAGGGTGCCAAATACGCTATAGCTACTTACGAAACAGCTTCGGGTATGAAAATGCGATTATATATTTTCATGAAAGATAACTTAGTACATGAATTAAAGGCAGAACGAGAATAA
- a CDS encoding DNA topoisomerase IV subunit B produces the protein MAEEVNYTEDSIRSLDWREHIRLRPGMYIGKLGDGSSVDDGIYVLIKEIIDNSIDEFVMGNGRVIDIKIDDNKVSVRDFGRGIPLGKVIDCVSQINTGGKYDSGAFKKSVGLNGVGTKAVNALSASFKVQSYRQGKSKAAEFEKGQLVKDHKINDTMEPDGTLITFIADETIFRNYRYINEFIVNQIWNYTYLNAGLTINFNGEKYFSKNGLLDLLKRKTNEEDLRYPIIHLKSEDIELAISHENQYGEEYYSFVNGQHTTMGGTHLIYFREAFAKTVREFYKKEFDLADIRQSIVAAVSVRIQEPVFESQTKTKLGSTAIYPDGPSLKQFIVDYVKKELDDYLHKHPESADALLKRIMQSERERKEIAGVRKLANERAKKANLHNKKLRDCRLHYNDNTTDKRFDTTLFITEGDSASGSITKSRNVELQAVFSLRGKPLNCYGLTKKIVYENEEFNLLQHALNIEESIDDLRYNQIVISTDADVDGMHIRLLIMTFFLQFFPDLVKNGHLYILETPLFRVRNKQKTIYCYNEEEKQRAIHELKGKPEITRFKGLGEISPEEFGLFIGKDIRLKPVLLNQETTIQKLLEYYMGKNTMDRQNFIINNLRVEKDFLFAEVEDEELV, from the coding sequence ATGGCAGAAGAAGTTAATTATACCGAAGACTCGATACGCTCGCTCGATTGGCGCGAACACATTCGTCTTCGTCCGGGAATGTATATTGGAAAACTGGGCGATGGTAGTTCGGTAGATGATGGTATTTATGTGCTTATAAAAGAAATTATCGATAACTCAATAGATGAGTTTGTAATGGGTAATGGCCGTGTTATTGATATAAAAATTGACGACAATAAAGTATCCGTACGCGATTTTGGACGTGGTATTCCTTTAGGTAAAGTAATTGACTGTGTAAGTCAAATAAATACCGGTGGTAAATACGATAGTGGAGCATTTAAAAAATCGGTAGGATTAAACGGTGTGGGAACCAAGGCTGTAAATGCTTTATCGGCTTCGTTTAAAGTACAATCGTACCGCCAAGGTAAATCAAAAGCGGCTGAGTTTGAAAAAGGACAACTGGTAAAAGACCACAAGATTAATGATACCATGGAGCCTGATGGCACTTTAATTACTTTTATAGCTGACGAAACTATTTTTAGAAATTACAGGTATATCAATGAGTTTATTGTTAACCAGATTTGGAATTACACTTATTTAAATGCCGGCTTAACTATTAATTTTAATGGTGAAAAGTATTTTTCGAAAAATGGTTTATTGGATTTATTGAAACGTAAAACCAACGAAGAAGATTTACGTTACCCTATTATCCATTTAAAATCGGAAGATATTGAATTGGCTATTAGCCACGAAAATCAATATGGCGAAGAATATTACTCTTTTGTAAACGGACAGCATACCACCATGGGTGGAACGCATTTAATTTATTTTAGAGAGGCCTTTGCCAAAACAGTACGCGAGTTTTATAAAAAGGAGTTTGACTTAGCAGATATACGCCAAAGTATAGTAGCTGCCGTAAGTGTACGTATTCAGGAACCTGTTTTCGAAAGTCAAACCAAAACAAAGTTAGGCTCTACTGCTATTTACCCTGACGGGCCTAGTTTAAAGCAATTTATTGTTGATTATGTAAAAAAGGAATTAGACGATTACTTACATAAACATCCTGAAAGTGCTGACGCTTTATTAAAGCGTATTATGCAAAGTGAGCGTGAACGTAAAGAAATAGCCGGGGTACGTAAGTTAGCCAATGAGCGTGCTAAAAAAGCTAATTTACATAACAAAAAATTACGCGATTGCCGTTTGCATTATAACGACAATACAACTGATAAACGCTTTGATACTACTTTGTTTATTACCGAAGGTGATAGTGCAAGTGGAAGTATAACTAAAAGTAGAAATGTAGAGTTGCAAGCTGTATTCAGTTTACGTGGCAAACCACTAAACTGTTACGGACTGACCAAAAAAATTGTTTATGAAAATGAAGAATTTAACTTGTTGCAACATGCCTTAAATATTGAAGAAAGCATTGATGATTTGCGTTACAACCAAATAGTTATTTCAACTGATGCGGATGTGGATGGTATGCATATTCGTTTATTGATTATGACTTTCTTCCTGCAGTTTTTCCCTGATTTGGTTAAAAACGGGCATTTGTATATTTTAGAAACTCCTTTATTCCGTGTACGTAATAAGCAAAAAACTATTTACTGCTATAACGAAGAAGAGAAACAAAGAGCCATTCATGAGTTAAAAGGAAAACCTGAAATTACCCGATTTAAAGGATTGGGTGAAATTAGCCCGGAAGAGTTTGGTTTATTTATTGGTAAAGATATCCGCTTAAAACCAGTTCTGTTAAACCAGGAAACTACTATTCAAAAATTACTGGAATATTATATGGGTAAAAACACCATGGACAGGCAAAACTTTATCATCAATAATTTAAGGGTTGAGAAAGACTTTTTATTTGCCGAAGTAGAAGACGAAGAATTGGTATAA